The Anaerolineae bacterium region CCCGCTCGTCTGAGGGGAGCTGCACCACCCGGTAGCCGCTCATGGTGGTGGAAGCGGGGTTGGTGCCGTGGGCCGAGTCGGGTATGAGGATCTTGTCCCGGTGGGCCTGGCCTCGCTCCCTGTGGTGGCTACGCATGATAAGTATGCCAGCGAACTCCCCTTGAGCCCCGGCTGCCGGCTGTAGGGAGACGGCGTCGAAGCCCCCGATCTCGGCTAGCATCTTCTGGAGCTCCCACATGAGCTGCAGGTTCCCCTGGACGGTCTCCTGCGGCTGGAGGGGGTGAGTGCGAACAAAGCCGGGCAGCGCGGCCGCTTCCTCGTTCACCTTGGGGTTGTACTTCATGGTACAGGAGCCCAGAGGGTAGAACCCAATGTCCACCGCGTGATTAAGCTGCGAAAGCCGCATATAGTGGCGGACCAGGTCGACCTCGCTGATCTCCGGAAGCGGGAGGTCGTCGCGCATCCACTCCTCGGGCAGAGGAGCCTCCGGAACGTCGAGCGGGGGCAGAGACGTGGCCGTCCGTCCTGGTCGGCTGAGCTCGTAGAGGGTCTTCTCGCTCATGACGGGGCTCCCAGCACGTCCACCAGGCGGTCAATCTGTTCCCGAGTGTTGAGCTCGGTGACGCAGAGGAGCATGCAACCCTCCAGTTCGGGATACGCCTCGCCCAGGTCGTACCCGGGAATGATGCCCTCCGCCAGCAGAGCTCCGCCGACCTCGGAAGGAGGCCGCGGGCAACGGACGACGAACTCATGAAAGAAACGATGGGACAGGACGTCGTAGCCAGTCAGTCGTCCCACCCGAGAGGCGGCATAGTGGGCCTTGTGGTAACAGGCGGAGGCAACCGTCCGCAGCCCGGCCGGACCCATAGCCGCCAGGTAGACCGCCGCTGCCAGGGCGTTGAGGGCCTGGTTGGTGCAGATGTTAGAAGTAGCCCGCTCGCGGCGGATGTGCTGCTCGCGAGTGGCAAGGGTGAGCACGTATCCACGGTTGCCGTCTAGGTCCACCGTCATCCCCACCAGGCGCCCGGCCATGCGCCGGACGTGATCCGTCCTGGTGGCGAAGAAGCCAAGATAGGGACCGCCAAAGGACAAGTGGTTGCCGAGGGGCTGGCCCTCACCTACGACGATGTCGGCTCCGTACTCCCCGGGTGGCTGGAGCAGGCCCAACGAGATGGGGTTGACGGCCACCACTAGAAGGGCGCCTGCCTGATGTGCCGCGTCGGCCAGCAAGCGGACCTCATCCAGACTGGGCACGGCCCCCAGGAAGTCGGGCACCTGGATGACCACCGCCGCTGTGTCTTCATCCACGATGCCGGCCAGGTCGGGAAGAGAGAGGCCGGGCTGCTCGTCGCCGGTGAGCTCGAGGCCCATGCCCTGGGTATAGGTGCGGGCCGTCTGGCGGTACTCGGGGTGAACCGTGCGCGAGATCACGCCCTTGCGCCGGCGGCCGCGGTGAACGCTCAGGGCCATGATGAGGGCTTCGGCCAGGGCGGTGGCCCCGTCGTAGTGCGAGGCGTTGGCGGCGTCCATGCCGGTGAGGTCGCAGATCAGGCTCTGGTACTCGAAGATGGCCTGAAGAGTGCCCTGGCTCACCTCGGGCTGGTACGGGGTGTAGGCGGTGTAGAACTCCCCGCGGCTAAGCACGTGTTTCACTACGCTGGGGACAAAGTGGTTGTAGGCTCCCGCTCCCAGGAAGCAGGGGTGTTGGTCCAAGTTCCAGTTGCGGTGGGCTAGCTGAGCCAGCTCCGCCAGGACTTCCGGCTCGGAGAGCGGCGGCGGCAGCTCTAGCGTCGGGAACCTTCGGGCCTCGGGAACGTCGAGGAACAGCTCCTCGACACTCGCGACGCCTACTCGCCGGAGCATGGTCTCCCGGTCGTCGGCGGTGTGAGGGACGAAGGGCATCGCCTACTCCTCTTCGGTCAGCTGCTGAATCAGCTCGCTGTAGGAAGCAGCGTTGCGCAGACGTTCGAGCTCGGCGGGATCGGACATCCGCACCTTTATGAACCAACCGGCACCGTAAGGTTCCTGGTTCACCAAGCCGGGGGTAGACTCGAGCTCACTGTTGACTTCGACCACCTCCCCGCTGACGGGGGCGTAGCAGTCGCTAGCGGCCTTGACCGACTCGACCACGGCATACACCTGACCCTGCTCGAAGTTGTCTCCCACCTCAGGTAGCTCCACGAACACAATGTCGCTCAGCTGATCCTGGGCGTAATCGGAGATGCCGAAGGTAGCGATGTCCCCGTCGGCGCGGACCCAATCGTGGGTCTCGGTGTACCGGCAGGAGTTGTCAATTCTGGTCATGATAGCCTCCTGGGAAGTATGGCTGCCGAGAGCGCAGCGAACGCAGGGAGGAGAGCGAGCGACCGAGCGAGCCGGTCAGAATGACAGGCGAGGGCGGAGACGGTCTGGCCGACAGAGCTCACTCCTCTGGATGTGTCCGAGATCTCGACGCTAGCGCCGTGGAACTGGTCCGCTATGCACATTCTCCTTCTGAGGGAGCGTCCACGGGCCTCTGCTCGAGGGGCGATTATAGGTACTGGTGAGGGCCGGTGTCAACGGCGCTTGACGGCGCGCCCCTGCCTCCCTATAATGCGCAAGGTTTGGCCGCAGGCGGCCAGTGGTTGAGTTATGGTTCGACGTGTTGTGGCAATTGGCGGCGGGACGGGTCTGTCAGTCCTGCTCAAAGGGCTCAAGCGCAGCGACGTTGATCTCGCCGCGGTGGTGACCGTGGGCGATGACGGCGGAAGCTCGGGGAGGCTGCGGCGTGAGTTGGGCCTGCTCCCCCCGGGAGACTTCCGCAGCTGCATTGCGGCCCTGGCGGATGACGAAGCGCTCATGACTCAGCTTCTCCAGTACCGGTTCGGCGATGGTGCCCTGGGCGGACATGCGCTGGGGAACCTGTTGCTCGCGGCTATGGCGGATCTGACCGGTTCCTTCGAGCGAGCTGTGCTCGAGACCAGCAGAGTGCTCAACATCCGGGGGCAGATCATGCCCAGTACGCTCGAGGCCGTCTCGGTGTGTGCTCAGGTAGCCGATAGTGGCAGCGAAGGCGGAGGATCCCGCACGGTACGGGGAGAGAGCCGAGTCGGGGCGGCGGGGCCGGGTATCCGACGGGTGTTCCTAGAGCCTGGAGCGCCACCAGCGTACCCGGGGGCAGTGAGGGCCATACTGGCTGCCGACCTGATCGTATTGGGGCCGGGCAGCCTCTATACCAGCGTGCTGCCCAACCTGCTTGTGCCGGGGATCTGCCAAGCTGTTCGAGCCAGCGGGGCGGTCAAGGTGTACGTGTGTAACGTAGCCTCGCAAGCGGGTGAGACGGACGGTTACAGCGTCCAGGAACACGCCGCCGCCATTGAGGAGAACGTCGGCCCGGGCACTTTCCACTACGTGCTGGCCAACAACTGCTGGCCAGACGGCGCAAGGGTGGCCTACGTGCGGCCGGAGAGCGGTAGGGCGCTGGGGCAAGCTCTCGTACTGGCTGACCTAGTGGACGAGCGGGTGCCCTGGCGCCATGACAGCGCCAAGCTAGGGCGAGCCCTGCTGGACTTCATAGGCTAGACGGGTGGCAACGCCGCCATGCACTGGCAGTTCAGCGCATGGCGTTCCTATCAGGGTACGGCTCGACCGTATCCGTTCACATTCGGGAGGACACAATGGCACTGAACGTCGGCATCAACGGATTCGGTCGCATTGGGCGGCAGGTACTGAAGGCGCTCATGGACAACTACAGGGACGAAGTCCGGGTGGTAGCGGTCAATGACATCACCGATGCCAGCACCCTGGCGCATTTGCTGCGATACGACTCCAACTACGGCATCTTCCCCGAGTCCGTCGAAGTTAGGGACGGCTCGCTGGTGGTAGGTGGCAACGAGATCGTGGTGCATGCGGTGCGCAACCCGGCCGAGATCCCCTGGGGCGATCATGGCTGCCAGGTCGTGGTGGAGTCCACCGGCCTCTTCACCGACGCCAGCAAGGCCTCGGCGCACCTGCGAGACGGGGTGAAGAAGGTGATCATCTCCGCCCCGGCGAAGGGCGAGGACATTACCATTGTGCTGGGCGTCAACGAGGACCAGTATGACCCGGCCAAGCACAAC contains the following coding sequences:
- the gcvPA gene encoding aminomethyl-transferring glycine dehydrogenase subunit GcvPA encodes the protein MPFVPHTADDRETMLRRVGVASVEELFLDVPEARRFPTLELPPPLSEPEVLAELAQLAHRNWNLDQHPCFLGAGAYNHFVPSVVKHVLSRGEFYTAYTPYQPEVSQGTLQAIFEYQSLICDLTGMDAANASHYDGATALAEALIMALSVHRGRRRKGVISRTVHPEYRQTARTYTQGMGLELTGDEQPGLSLPDLAGIVDEDTAAVVIQVPDFLGAVPSLDEVRLLADAAHQAGALLVVAVNPISLGLLQPPGEYGADIVVGEGQPLGNHLSFGGPYLGFFATRTDHVRRMAGRLVGMTVDLDGNRGYVLTLATREQHIRRERATSNICTNQALNALAAAVYLAAMGPAGLRTVASACYHKAHYAASRVGRLTGYDVLSHRFFHEFVVRCPRPPSEVGGALLAEGIIPGYDLGEAYPELEGCMLLCVTELNTREQIDRLVDVLGAPS
- the gcvH gene encoding glycine cleavage system protein GcvH, producing the protein MTRIDNSCRYTETHDWVRADGDIATFGISDYAQDQLSDIVFVELPEVGDNFEQGQVYAVVESVKAASDCYAPVSGEVVEVNSELESTPGLVNQEPYGAGWFIKVRMSDPAELERLRNAASYSELIQQLTEEE
- a CDS encoding YvcK family protein: MVRRVVAIGGGTGLSVLLKGLKRSDVDLAAVVTVGDDGGSSGRLRRELGLLPPGDFRSCIAALADDEALMTQLLQYRFGDGALGGHALGNLLLAAMADLTGSFERAVLETSRVLNIRGQIMPSTLEAVSVCAQVADSGSEGGGSRTVRGESRVGAAGPGIRRVFLEPGAPPAYPGAVRAILAADLIVLGPGSLYTSVLPNLLVPGICQAVRASGAVKVYVCNVASQAGETDGYSVQEHAAAIEENVGPGTFHYVLANNCWPDGARVAYVRPESGRALGQALVLADLVDERVPWRHDSAKLGRALLDFIG